From Ipomoea triloba cultivar NCNSP0323 chromosome 5, ASM357664v1, the proteins below share one genomic window:
- the LOC116020620 gene encoding E3 ubiquitin-protein ligase RNF170-like produces MDLPPENEFCSVCHGNFHIPCQANCSHWFCGNCILQVWYHGSALQPCKCPLCRRQITLLVPSEASSRQRQSPEVSDVFTRIETYNRLFGQHSTGLLQKLQDLPFLLRRLLREITDPQRSLPFVIRARVYLAAFLSVLYVLSPIDIIPEGFLGIIGFLDDLIIVFICFLHVAALYRSLLVFRHGSPS; encoded by the exons ATGGACTTGCCGCCGGAGAACGAATTTTGTTCAGTGTGCCATGGCAACTTCCACATTCCTTGCCAGGCTAATTGCTCCCACTGGTTTTGCG GCAATTGTATTCTACAAGTTTGGTATCATGGATCAGCCCTTCAGCCGTGTAAATGTCCATTGTGTCGTCGCCAGATTACTTTGTTGGTTCCTTCTGAAGCTTCATCAAGGCAGCGCCAAAGTCCTGAAGTGTCTGATGTTTTTACAAGAATTGAAACTTATAACCGTTTATTTGGTCAGCACAGCACTGGACTTCTTCAG AAATTGCAAGATCTTCCTTTTCTCCTCAGGAGATTGTTGCGAGAGATTACAGACCCTCAAAGATCTCTTCCATTTGTTATCCGGGCACGCGTATATCTGGCT GCTTTTTTAAGCGTACTGTATGTCCTCAGCCCTATTGACATTATTCCAGAAG GATTTCTGGGTATAATTGGCTTCCTGGATGATCTCATTATCGTGTTCATCTGCTTCCTGCATGTTGCTGCACTTTATCGTTCATTACTTGTTTTCCGTCATGGAAGCCCCTCCTGA
- the LOC116018901 gene encoding beta-amyrin 28-monooxygenase-like, whose translation MDAFLLYSLAFTLLYVSLSTIYFITKANTSKPNVPPGSTGWPVVGENIDMVVSGPEKYISDRMKKYSSEVFKTSILGEKMAVFCGAGGNKFLFSNENTLLTTWWPQSVTKPLLCPTKAQNTILKISLLNRGFTHEILKPENLKRYVPTMDSMAKEHIAQEWAPSGEVKVYPLSKSYTFALACKLLLSIEGHKEVKKLSDPFILITSGMLSLPINFPGTAYNRAMKGGRMVRRQLMEVIKERKAESSLGKVEDEGRDLLARLLSATDEEGQHMNEEEICNSIIGLLVASYDTSSAAQTFVLKCLAEYPHIYDQVYKEQMEIAKSKGPNERLSWEDIQKMKYSWNVACETLRIYPPGQGAFREALTDFTYAGYTIPKGWKTFWSVYSTHKNPKYFPESEKFDPSRFEGSGPAPYTYVPFGGGPRMCPGKEYARLTVLVLMHNVVTNFKMEKLIPDEKIVYTISPVPLNSLPVRLIPHHK comes from the exons ATGGATGCTTTTCTCCTTTACTCACTTGCCTTCACACTCCTTTACGTGTCCCTTTCCACCATTTACTTCATCACAAAGGCCAACACCTCAAAACCAAACGTCCCGCCGGGGTCCACCGGCTGGCCGGTGGTCGGAGAAAACATCGACATGGTGGTGTCGGGGCCGGAGAAATACATATCCGACAGGATGAAGAAGTACTCGTCCGAGGTTTTCAAGACGTCGATACTCGGGGAGAAAATGGCGGTGTTTTGCGGCGCCGGCGGGAACAAGTTCTTGTTCTCCAACGAGAACACCCTCCTGACCACGTGGTGGCCCCAGTCGGTGACGAAGCCGCTGCTCTGCCCCACCAAAGCCCAAAACACCATCCTGAAGATCTCGCTTCTCAACCGGGGCTTCACCCACGAGATTCTCAAGCCGGAGAATCTCAAACGCTACGTCCCCACCATGGATTCCATGGCCAAGGAACATATCGCCCAAGAGTGGGCCCCATCCGGAGAAGTCAAG GTTTACCCTCTCTCCAAATCCTACACCTTCGCGCTAGCTTGCAAGTTGTTATTGAGCATTGAGGGCCACAAGGAAGTTAAAAAACTGTCGGACCCTTTCATCCTCATCACCTCCGGCATGTTAAGCTTGCCGATCAACTTCCCCGGCACGGCGTACAACCGCGCGATGAAAGGCGGACGCATGGTGCGACGTCAGCTGATGGAGGTGATTAAGGAGAGGAAGGCGGAGAGTAGTTTAGGTAAGGTGGAGGACGAGGGGCGAGACTTGCTAGCTCGCCTCCTTAGCGCCACCGATGAGGAGGGACAACATATGAACGAGGAAGAGATTTGCAACAGTATTATCGGACTCCTCGTTGCCAGCTATGATACTAGCAGTGCCGCACAAACCTTTGTATTGAAGTGTCTTGCAGAATATCCCCATATTTATGATCAAGTCTACAAAG AACAAATGGAGATTGCCAAGTCCAAGGGTCCAAATGAGAGATTGAGTTGGGAAGACATTCAGAAGATGAAATATTCATggaatgtagcatgtgaaacaCTAAGGATATACCCACCAGGCCAAGGTGCCTTTAGAGAGGCTCTCACTGATTTTACCTATGCTGGATATACTATTCCAAAAGGATGGAAG ACGTTTTGGAGTGTGTATTCAACACACAAGAATcccaaatattttccagaatcAGAGAAATTTGATCCGTCGAGATTTGAGGGAAGTGGACCAGCACCCTACACCTATGTGCCGTTCGGTGGCGGGCCAAGAATGTGTCCTGGAAAAGAGTACGCCCGATTGACTGTACTAGTGCTCATGCACAACGTTGTCACCAACTTCAAAATGGAgaaactgataccagatgagaagaTAGTTTACACTATATCCCCAGTTCCGCTCAATTCCCTTCCTGTTAGACTTATACCCCATCACAAATGA
- the LOC116019094 gene encoding beta-amylase-like: MAPIPGQMPIGNYVPVYVMLQLGVVTADNVFPDKDNVEAQLKKLKDAGCDGIMVDVWWGIIEAKGPKEYDWSAYIELFQVVKKCGLKIQAIMSFHQCGGNVGDNVYIPLPPWVLAVGDKNPDIFYTNKAGTRNPEYLSLGVDNQALFQGRTPIQMYSDFMVSFRDNMMEFLEGGDIVDIEVGCGAAGELRYPSYPETQGWVYPGIGEFQCYDKYMVADWKKANEDAGHGNWEMPGNAGTYNDTPDKTGFFQTNGTYQTDFGKFFLTWYSNKLIIHGDQILGEANKVFVGYKVNIAAKVSGIHWWYNDSSHAAELTAGFYNLFGRDGYRPIARMLGRHYATLNFTCLEMRNSEQDAAAKSAPEQLVQQVLSGGWKEYIDVAGENALSRYDAAAYDQILLNVRPNGVNLNCSPKLKMSGFTYLRLSDDLMQEDNFQLFKTFVKKIHADLEASANNAETSPPVLQKSKPALSMEEILEASKGSRAYPWYDTTDMPVDGSNPFG, translated from the exons ATGGCTCCAATTCCTGGCCAAATGCCAATTGGCAACTATGTCCCAGTGTATGTAATGCTTCAG TTGGGAGTTGTTACTGCTGACAACGTTTTTCCAGACAAAGACAACGTTGAAGCGCAGCTGAAGAAGCTGAAAGACGCAGGTTGTGATGGGATCATGGTGGATGTGTGGTGGGGGATCATTGAAGCCAAGGGGCCTAAAGAGTATGATTGGTCTGCTTACATAGAACTCTTCCAAGTTGTGAAGAAATGTGGTCTCAAAATCCAGGCCATCATGTCGTTCCACCAGTGCGGCGGCAACGTCGGGGACAATGTTTACATTCCCCTCCCGCCGTGGGTGCTCGCCGTCGGGGACAAAAACCCCGACATCTTTTACACCAACAAGGCCGGGACTAGAAACCCGGAGTACCTTTCCCTTGGTGTTGATAACCAAGCCCTCTTTCAGGGTCGTACTCCCATTCAG ATGTATAGTGACTTCATGGTGAGTTTTAGAGACAACATGATGGAGTTTTTGGAGGGTGGAGACATTGTAGACATTGAAGTGGGGTGTGGGGCTGCTGGGGAGCTCAGATATCCTTCTTACCCAGAGACTCAAGGATGGGTTTATCCTGGTATTGGGGAATTTCAG TGTTATGACAAGTACATGGTAGCTGATTGGAAGAAGGCCAACGAGGACGCGGGGCATGGGAATTGGGAGATGCCGGGAAACGCCGGAACCTACAATGACACACCGGACAAAACAGGCTTCTTTCAAACCAACGGCACTTACCAAACCGATTTCGGCAAGTTCTTCTTGACCTGGTACTCCAACAAGCTCATCATTCATGGTGACCAAATCCTCGGAGAAGCCAACAAGGTTTTTGTCGGATATAAGGTCAACATAGCCGCCAAA gtTTCTGGAATCCATTGGTGGTATAATGACTCGAGCCATGCAGCAGAGCTGACGGCGGGGTTCTACAACCTGTTCGGGCGAGACGGATATCGCCCCATAGCAAGGATGTTGGGACGCCATTATGCAACTTTGAACTTCACATGCCTTGAGATGAGAAACTCCGAGCAGGACGCAGCAGCTAAGAGTGCTCCTGAACAACTTGTTCAACAG GTGTTGAGTGGTGGTTGGAAGGAGTATATTGACGTTGCAGGGGAAAATGCACTGTCAAGATACGATGCGGCAGCCTACGACCAAATACTATTGAATGTCCGACCAAATGGTGTCAACCTTAACTGTTCTCCCAAGCTCAAGATGTCCGGTTTTACGTACCTGCGATTATCCGACGATCTCATGCAAGAAGACAACTTCCAGCTCTTCAAGACTTTCGTGAAGAAGATCCATGCTGATCTTGAGGCGTCTGCAAATAACGCCGAGACTTCTCCGCCTGTTCTGCAGAAATCAAAGCCGGCGCTTTCAATGGAGGAAATCTTGGAAGCAAGCAAAGGAAGCAGGGCATATCCATGGTATGATACCACAGATATGCCTGTGGATGGGTCCAACCCCTTTGGTTGA